A genomic segment from Longimicrobium sp. encodes:
- a CDS encoding ABC transporter substrate-binding protein, which translates to MKARHLRRVLPGLLVLAAACGGDGGDGGGDKAGEKGKDAGPPQQGGTAALAVSTDFQAFNPVTNTHLTTDDVIKHMLFTPIIQYDAKLQPQPWLAERWELTENNVTFHLRRDVRWHDGKPVTAEDVKFTYDLAKDSAAASLLGSAFLNMVKSATVVDPHTIRFDFVAPHAQALDAFWWAPMPRHLLQGVSAGELSTHPFNRNPVGSGPFKFGEWKSNQSLTLVANTEFPEPLGGRPNVDRVVFRITPEATTMVTELVNGTADMAAYTLQPDQAKQVQQQRGLDLRHYPSREFTFFAWNNTRPLFADARVRRALTMAIDRQRIIDGLLGGFGQPATGMIPSWSPMYTQQQPLPYDVNQAKALLAQAGWRDTNNDGVADKNGQPLRFTLTINSANRTHADIAQVVQQQLKAAGVAIDIRPQEFQSMLQQYKARGYDAVLANWSLDTFKVDPTPLFSCAQARVKGSANRTGYCNPQADQLAEQGMRSTDAGQAKQVWAQWAQLIQQDQPITFLYWSEDIAGLGPRVQNVEADARSKIVNIRDWWVRQR; encoded by the coding sequence ATGAAGGCCAGACATCTCCGGCGGGTTCTGCCGGGACTGCTCGTGCTGGCGGCCGCGTGTGGCGGCGATGGCGGCGATGGCGGCGGCGACAAGGCGGGCGAAAAGGGCAAGGACGCCGGGCCGCCGCAGCAGGGCGGAACCGCGGCGCTCGCCGTGTCGACCGACTTCCAGGCGTTCAACCCGGTCACCAACACGCACCTGACCACCGATGACGTGATCAAGCACATGCTGTTCACGCCCATCATCCAGTACGACGCCAAGCTTCAGCCCCAGCCCTGGCTGGCCGAGCGGTGGGAGCTGACGGAAAACAACGTCACCTTCCACCTGCGCCGCGACGTCCGCTGGCACGACGGCAAGCCCGTCACCGCCGAGGACGTGAAGTTCACCTACGACCTGGCCAAGGACAGCGCCGCCGCCTCGCTGCTGGGGTCGGCGTTCCTGAACATGGTCAAGTCGGCCACGGTGGTGGACCCGCACACCATCCGCTTCGACTTCGTGGCCCCGCACGCCCAGGCGCTCGACGCCTTCTGGTGGGCGCCCATGCCCCGGCACCTGCTGCAGGGCGTGTCGGCGGGCGAGCTTTCCACGCACCCGTTCAACCGCAACCCGGTGGGCAGCGGGCCGTTCAAGTTCGGCGAGTGGAAGTCCAACCAGTCGCTGACGCTGGTCGCGAACACCGAATTCCCCGAGCCCCTCGGCGGGCGCCCCAACGTGGACCGCGTGGTGTTCCGCATTACCCCCGAGGCCACCACCATGGTGACGGAGCTGGTGAACGGCACCGCCGACATGGCCGCCTACACCCTGCAGCCCGACCAGGCGAAGCAGGTGCAGCAGCAGCGCGGGCTGGACCTGCGCCACTACCCGTCGCGCGAGTTCACCTTCTTCGCCTGGAACAACACGCGGCCGCTGTTCGCCGACGCACGGGTGCGCCGGGCGCTGACGATGGCCATCGACCGCCAGCGCATCATCGACGGCCTGCTGGGCGGCTTCGGGCAGCCGGCGACGGGGATGATCCCCTCGTGGAGCCCCATGTACACGCAGCAGCAGCCGCTGCCGTACGACGTGAACCAGGCCAAGGCGCTGCTGGCCCAGGCCGGGTGGCGCGACACCAACAACGACGGCGTCGCCGACAAGAACGGCCAGCCGCTGCGGTTTACGCTCACCATCAACTCCGCCAACCGCACCCACGCCGACATCGCGCAGGTGGTGCAGCAGCAATTGAAGGCGGCGGGCGTGGCCATCGACATCCGGCCGCAGGAATTCCAGTCGATGCTCCAGCAGTACAAGGCGCGCGGGTACGACGCCGTGCTGGCCAACTGGAGCCTGGACACCTTCAAGGTGGACCCCACGCCCCTGTTCTCCTGCGCGCAGGCCCGGGTGAAGGGCTCGGCCAACCGCACCGGCTACTGCAACCCGCAGGCTGACCAGCTGGCCGAGCAGGGCATGCGCAGCACCGACGCCGGCCAGGCCAAGCAGGTGTGGGCCCAGTGGGCGCAGCTGATCCAGCAGGACCAGCCCATCACGTTCCTGTACTGGAGCGAGGACATCGCCGGCCTGGGCCCCCGGGTGCAGAACGTGGAAGCCGACGCCCGCAGCAAGATCGTGAACATCCGCGACTGGTGGGTGCGGCAGCGCTGA